The Nocardia arthritidis genome has a window encoding:
- a CDS encoding aspartate kinase has protein sequence MALVVQKYGGSSVATAERIRRVAERIVETKKQGHDVVVVCSAMGDTTDELLDLAQQVAVTPPPREMDMLLTSGERISNALVAMAIHSLGAEARSFTGSQAGVITTGAHGNAKIIDVTPGRLRDALNEGTIVLVAGFQGVSQDSKDVTTLGRGGSDTTAVALAAALQADVCEIYTDVDGVFTADPRIVPNAQRLEKISYEEMLELAACGAKVLMLRCVEYARRYNVPVHVRSSYTDKLGTYVYGSMEDIPLEQAILTGVAHDRSEAKVTVVGLPDVPGYAAKVFRAVADAEINIDMVLQNISKVETGKTDITFTLPKTDVARAVEVLTKRQAEIGFAQVIFDNHIGKVSLVGAGMKSHPGVTAKFCEALAEAGVNIDLISTSEIRISVLVKDTELDEAVKVLHKAFDLGGDEVAVVHAGTGR, from the coding sequence GTGGCTCTCGTCGTTCAGAAGTACGGAGGCTCCTCGGTCGCCACCGCCGAACGCATCCGCCGCGTCGCTGAGCGGATCGTCGAGACGAAGAAGCAGGGCCACGACGTGGTGGTCGTCTGCTCCGCGATGGGCGACACCACCGACGAGCTGCTGGATCTGGCCCAGCAGGTCGCGGTCACCCCGCCCCCGCGCGAAATGGATATGTTGCTCACCTCGGGCGAGCGCATCTCGAACGCGCTGGTCGCGATGGCGATTCACTCGCTCGGCGCGGAGGCCCGCTCGTTCACCGGCTCGCAGGCCGGCGTGATCACCACCGGCGCGCACGGCAACGCGAAGATCATCGATGTCACCCCGGGCCGGCTGCGCGACGCGCTGAACGAGGGCACCATCGTGCTGGTCGCGGGCTTCCAGGGCGTCAGCCAGGACAGTAAGGACGTCACGACGCTCGGCCGCGGCGGTTCGGATACCACCGCGGTGGCGCTGGCCGCCGCGCTACAGGCCGACGTCTGCGAGATCTACACCGACGTGGACGGCGTCTTCACCGCCGACCCGCGGATCGTGCCCAATGCGCAGCGCCTGGAAAAGATCTCCTACGAGGAGATGCTGGAGCTGGCGGCCTGCGGAGCAAAGGTGCTCATGCTGCGGTGCGTCGAATACGCGCGCCGCTACAACGTGCCCGTTCATGTCCGCTCGTCCTATACCGACAAGCTGGGCACCTACGTTTACGGATCGATGGAGGACATCCCCTTGGAACAGGCAATCCTCACGGGCGTCGCGCACGACCGCAGCGAGGCCAAGGTGACCGTGGTCGGACTACCGGATGTGCCGGGCTACGCCGCCAAGGTGTTCCGTGCCGTCGCCGACGCCGAGATCAACATCGACATGGTGCTGCAGAACATCTCGAAGGTGGAGACGGGTAAGACCGACATCACCTTCACCCTGCCCAAGACCGATGTGGCGCGGGCCGTCGAGGTGCTCACCAAGCGGCAGGCCGAAATCGGTTTCGCCCAGGTCATTTTCGATAACCACATCGGCAAGGTGTCGCTGGTCGGCGCGGGTATGAAGAGCCATCCCGGCGTCACGGCCAAATTCTGTGAGGCGCTCGCCGAGGCGGGGGTGAACATCGACCTCATCTCCACCTCGGAGATCCGGATCTCGGTTCTGGTCAAGGACACGGAACTGGATGAGGCCGTCAAGGTGTTGCACAAGGCGTTCGATCTGGGCGGCGACGAGGTCGCCGTTGTGCACGCGGGAACGGGACGATAA
- a CDS encoding aspartate-semialdehyde dehydrogenase, with the protein MGVRVGVVGATGQVGAVMRKLLEERNFPADEVRFFASARSAGKTLPWRGGEIVVEDTETADPTGLDIALFSAGATMSRVQAPRFAAAGVTVIDNSSAWRKDPDVPLVVSEVNPEQTRNLVKGIIANPNCTTMAAMPVLKPLHDVAGLRRLIVSSYQAVSGSGLAGVEELATQARSVIGEVEKLVHDGGAVPFPAPNKYVAPIAFNVLPLAGSLVDDGSGETDEDQKLRNESRKILGIPELLVSGTCVRVPVFTGHSLSVNAEFAEPLSVERAKELLAKAPGVKLVDVPTPLQAAGIDESLVGRIRQDPGVPDGRGLALFISGDNLRKGAALNTIQIAEVLLEHR; encoded by the coding sequence ATGGGTGTTCGGGTAGGTGTGGTCGGCGCGACCGGTCAGGTCGGCGCCGTCATGCGGAAACTGTTGGAAGAGCGCAACTTTCCGGCCGACGAGGTGCGATTCTTCGCATCGGCGCGGTCGGCGGGTAAGACGCTGCCGTGGCGCGGCGGCGAAATCGTCGTCGAGGACACCGAGACCGCCGATCCGACGGGACTCGATATCGCGCTGTTCTCGGCGGGCGCCACTATGTCGCGGGTGCAGGCGCCGCGGTTCGCCGCCGCCGGTGTCACCGTGATCGACAACTCCTCGGCCTGGCGCAAGGATCCGGATGTGCCGCTGGTGGTCAGCGAGGTCAATCCGGAGCAGACCCGCAATCTGGTCAAGGGCATCATCGCCAACCCGAACTGCACGACGATGGCCGCCATGCCGGTGCTCAAGCCGCTGCACGACGTGGCCGGGCTGCGCAGGCTGATCGTCTCCAGCTACCAGGCGGTGTCGGGCAGCGGGCTGGCCGGTGTGGAAGAGCTTGCCACGCAGGCCCGTTCGGTGATCGGCGAGGTCGAGAAGCTGGTGCACGACGGCGGCGCCGTGCCGTTCCCCGCGCCGAACAAGTACGTCGCGCCGATCGCGTTCAACGTATTGCCGCTGGCCGGTTCGCTGGTCGACGACGGCTCCGGCGAGACCGACGAGGATCAGAAGCTGCGCAACGAGAGTCGCAAGATCCTCGGCATTCCGGAGCTGCTGGTGAGCGGCACCTGCGTGCGCGTCCCGGTCTTCACCGGCCACTCGCTGTCGGTGAATGCCGAATTCGCCGAACCGCTTTCGGTCGAGCGGGCCAAGGAACTGCTCGCCAAGGCGCCGGGTGTGAAGCTGGTCGACGTTCCGACGCCGCTGCAGGCCGCGGGCATCGACGAATCCCTCGTCGGGCGGATCCGCCAGGATCCCGGCGTGCCGGACGGTCGCGGTCTGGCCCTGTTCATCTCGGGTGACAATCTGCGAAAGGGCGCGGCCCTCAACACGATTCAGATCGCCGAGGTTCTGCTCGAGCATCGCTGA
- a CDS encoding TetR/AcrR family transcriptional regulator yields MNDPGRPLRADARRNRERVLAAAQEAFAAEGLSVPLDEIARRAGVGAGTVYRHFPTKEALFGAAILDQMERMIGYARELATADDPGRAFFEFLEHLVSGGTLKRDLAEALGVENLRNTAPTRDLNAAVAELLTRAQQSGAVRGDIEITDLMRVVKATFDAVHTAATPEQRDRTFAIIFDGLRAR; encoded by the coding sequence ATGAACGATCCCGGCAGGCCCCTGCGCGCCGATGCCCGCCGCAACCGCGAGCGGGTACTCGCCGCGGCCCAGGAAGCCTTTGCGGCCGAGGGGCTTTCGGTTCCGCTGGACGAGATCGCCCGCCGCGCCGGGGTCGGCGCGGGCACCGTCTACCGCCACTTCCCCACCAAGGAAGCGCTTTTCGGCGCCGCGATCCTGGATCAAATGGAACGCATGATCGGCTACGCCCGCGAGCTGGCGACCGCCGACGACCCCGGCCGCGCCTTCTTCGAATTCCTCGAACACCTGGTGTCCGGCGGCACCCTCAAGCGCGACCTGGCCGAGGCGCTCGGCGTCGAGAATCTGCGGAACACCGCACCGACCCGCGACCTCAATGCCGCCGTCGCCGAATTACTAACTCGCGCACAACAATCCGGCGCGGTACGCGGCGATATCGAGATCACCGACCTGATGCGCGTGGTCAAGGCGACGTTCGACGCCGTACACACCGCCGCGACCCCCGAACAGCGCGACCGCACCTTCGCCATCATCTTCGACGGCCTACGCGCCCGCTGA
- a CDS encoding nuclear transport factor 2 family protein produces MVEAAQGSPREVVERLFRELPTRNAEAFAAAFAPDGVFEMPFMPDGVPVRLVGPEEIRKHLGERWSRISQVQVHGVHPHIHETTDPEVIVVENDVDVSYPGAERTVVRSSVNVVRVRDGKVTLFRDYMDSARLARAAASR; encoded by the coding sequence ATGGTCGAGGCAGCACAGGGCTCCCCGCGCGAGGTGGTCGAGCGGTTGTTCCGGGAATTGCCCACCCGCAATGCCGAGGCGTTCGCGGCGGCGTTCGCGCCCGACGGGGTGTTCGAGATGCCGTTCATGCCGGACGGTGTCCCCGTCCGGTTGGTGGGGCCGGAGGAGATTCGAAAGCACTTGGGGGAGAGGTGGTCCCGGATCAGCCAGGTCCAGGTGCATGGGGTGCACCCGCATATCCACGAGACCACGGACCCGGAGGTCATCGTCGTCGAGAACGATGTGGACGTCTCCTATCCGGGCGCGGAGCGAACGGTGGTTCGCTCGTCGGTCAACGTGGTCCGGGTCCGGGACGGCAAGGTGACGCTGTTCCGCGACTACATGGATTCCGCGCGCCTGGCCCGTGCTGCCGCGAGTCGGTAG
- a CDS encoding TetR/AcrR family transcriptional regulator produces MTNRARTYGGIPADQRRANRREQLLEAAFEVMALDGPGALTIRTVAKQAGLSTRFVYESFADLDELVVAAFELAFRQLSAAVLTAVADTGTDRRTTVVATVEAMVDFFLAAPAKGKLLSTKAYGHPKVAERRLARTEDASRTFGAVLLRLLPDRSPDDPAIELTARFLVGGFGETLTAWIQQAMPYPRDQFVRDNSDLFLAAIATLENR; encoded by the coding sequence ATGACGAATCGGGCGCGCACCTACGGCGGCATACCGGCCGACCAGCGGCGCGCCAACCGGCGCGAACAGCTGCTGGAGGCCGCGTTCGAGGTGATGGCGCTGGACGGGCCCGGCGCGCTGACCATCAGAACGGTGGCCAAACAGGCCGGGCTGTCCACCCGGTTCGTCTACGAGAGCTTCGCCGATCTGGACGAACTGGTCGTCGCGGCCTTCGAACTGGCCTTCCGGCAGCTGTCGGCGGCGGTGCTCACGGCCGTAGCCGATACCGGAACCGACCGGCGGACCACCGTCGTCGCGACGGTGGAGGCGATGGTGGATTTCTTCCTCGCCGCACCCGCGAAGGGAAAACTGTTATCCACCAAGGCATATGGCCATCCGAAGGTGGCCGAGCGGCGGCTCGCCCGCACCGAGGACGCCTCGCGCACCTTCGGCGCGGTGCTGCTGCGACTGCTGCCCGACCGATCGCCCGATGATCCGGCCATCGAGCTGACGGCGCGTTTTCTGGTGGGCGGCTTCGGCGAAACGCTCACCGCGTGGATCCAGCAGGCCATGCCGTATCCGCGCGACCAATTCGTGCGCGACAACTCCGATCTGTTCCTCGCCGCCATCGCCACACTGGAAAACCGCTGA
- a CDS encoding PaaI family thioesterase, whose translation MADLGRVALALNSPMPDGPLPTHADDCFGCGTRNPAAVGIALRLSENRIVGELSLDERHQGAPGLAHGGVIAAVLDEACGSVPTSMCVPAVTAKLEVNYAAPAPLHRPLTVSAILDRRAGERKLHIYGWLELDGKLIAEADALFVVVSPDHFFAHGAKAGDIPFFGV comes from the coding sequence ATGGCGGATCTTGGGCGGGTGGCGCTCGCGCTCAACAGCCCGATGCCGGACGGTCCGTTGCCGACGCATGCGGACGACTGCTTCGGCTGCGGGACCCGCAACCCGGCAGCGGTGGGAATCGCGTTGCGGCTCAGCGAGAATCGAATCGTCGGTGAGCTCAGCCTCGACGAAAGACATCAGGGCGCACCGGGATTGGCGCACGGCGGGGTGATCGCCGCGGTACTCGACGAGGCCTGCGGGTCGGTCCCGACCTCCATGTGCGTCCCGGCCGTCACCGCCAAGCTGGAGGTGAACTACGCCGCGCCCGCGCCGCTGCACCGGCCGCTGACCGTATCGGCGATACTCGATCGACGGGCGGGCGAGCGCAAACTGCACATATACGGCTGGCTGGAACTCGACGGCAAGTTGATCGCCGAGGCCGATGCCCTGTTCGTCGTCGTCTCGCCGGACCACTTCTTCGCGCACGGCGCGAAGGCGGGCGATATCCCGTTCTTCGGCGTCTGA
- a CDS encoding serine hydrolase domain-containing protein: MGRIQGFLAGIAAVTLLAGSACAGTARADDEVRCVASSGREPARATPEQVGLDAAALDAAMDFAGSRNRLNVQVFRHGCLVGTGPHNAETDGIAWNIWSATKSVVSLLAGIAWDRGELDLDAPIGRYLPPGLGDEAHRSITVADLLTESSGMRVGVLTEGVTGVIPLDPNSAVQSLGVPLDYPPGTHFSYSQRNVDLLSYVIESAVGEPLQQFAQRELFDPLGIQRGDYYWARDRAGHTYGYAHLMIPPDDFAKLGLLVGDDGRWGATQVVSEEYLRKARQPSPALDCYGYLFWLGPGCAEIPKFLPADTYIMSGLAMQNVFVIPSLDLTVVWTGVFGNQSSQGFLGTYQNQAELPHEFFRRLVAAFRDQPIPDPGPYVEPPEHLDPRGYFDSDILLAVFGIGPDAYPGCNVLSCLNYPLAAPFADTPPGCVIVVCLGPGAPGIRE, encoded by the coding sequence ATGGGCCGTATCCAAGGATTCCTGGCCGGGATCGCGGCGGTGACGCTGCTGGCGGGGAGCGCGTGTGCGGGGACGGCGCGTGCCGACGACGAGGTGCGCTGTGTGGCCTCGTCCGGGCGCGAGCCGGCGCGGGCGACACCGGAGCAGGTCGGTCTGGACGCCGCCGCACTGGACGCCGCCATGGATTTCGCGGGCAGCCGAAACCGGCTGAACGTTCAGGTCTTTCGGCACGGTTGTCTGGTCGGCACCGGCCCGCACAATGCGGAAACCGACGGTATCGCCTGGAATATCTGGAGTGCGACCAAGAGCGTCGTCTCACTGCTCGCCGGAATCGCCTGGGACCGTGGCGAACTCGATCTCGACGCACCGATCGGCCGCTATCTGCCGCCCGGCCTCGGCGACGAGGCGCACCGATCGATCACGGTGGCGGATCTGCTCACCGAATCCTCGGGCATGCGGGTGGGCGTGCTGACCGAAGGCGTCACGGGGGTGATTCCGCTCGACCCGAACAGCGCGGTCCAGTCGCTCGGGGTACCGCTGGACTATCCGCCCGGCACCCATTTCAGCTACAGCCAGCGCAATGTCGATCTGCTGTCCTACGTCATCGAATCGGCGGTCGGCGAACCGCTGCAGCAGTTCGCGCAGCGAGAGTTGTTCGACCCGTTGGGAATTCAACGCGGCGACTACTACTGGGCGCGCGATCGGGCCGGGCACACCTACGGATACGCGCATCTGATGATCCCGCCCGACGATTTCGCCAAGCTCGGCCTGCTGGTCGGCGACGACGGGCGCTGGGGTGCGACGCAGGTGGTGTCCGAGGAGTATCTGCGGAAGGCGCGCCAGCCCTCGCCCGCACTCGACTGCTACGGCTACCTGTTCTGGCTCGGCCCCGGATGCGCCGAAATTCCGAAGTTCCTGCCCGCCGACACCTACATCATGTCCGGGCTGGCCATGCAGAACGTCTTCGTGATCCCCAGCCTCGACCTGACCGTGGTCTGGACCGGCGTCTTCGGAAACCAGAGCAGCCAAGGGTTTTTGGGCACCTATCAGAATCAGGCCGAGCTGCCGCACGAATTCTTCCGGCGGCTGGTCGCGGCATTCCGGGATCAGCCGATACCCGATCCGGGACCGTATGTGGAACCGCCGGAGCACCTCGACCCGCGCGGCTACTTCGACTCCGACATCCTGCTCGCGGTATTCGGCATCGGGCCGGACGCCTATCCGGGCTGTAATGTGTTGAGCTGCTTGAACTATCCGCTGGCGGCACCGTTCGCCGATACCCCGCCCGGCTGTGTGATCGTGGTATGCCTCGGGCCCGGCGCACCCGGTATCCGCGAGTAG
- a CDS encoding APC family permease produces MGALARRLGLLDSVVIGLGAMIGAGIFAALGPAAAAAGRWLFVALGIAAVIAYCNATSSARLAARYPVSGGTYVYGRERLGPFWGYLAGWGFVVGKTASCAAMALTVGAYAWPEHSRIVAVGAVLAITAINYAGVQKSALATRVIVAVVLLVLSLVVIIGLFGKHSAAMPLPDRVGPRGVLAAAGLLFFAFAGYARIATLGEEVREPRRTIPRAIALALGGTLAVYLLVALAASAVLGTAGLACAADPLARVVTVAGAPDMSQVVRVGAVIAAAGSLLALLLGVSRTVLAMARDRYLPHALTAVHPHFGVPHRAEVVVGLLVAVIAAVFDLRAAIGFSSFTVLGYYLVANVSAMTLTAAEERPPRWAPIVGALGCVLVGFALPIGSVLAGLAVIGAGAGWYLVRARIVR; encoded by the coding sequence ATGGGTGCGCTCGCGCGGCGGTTGGGACTGCTGGATTCCGTTGTCATCGGGCTCGGCGCGATGATCGGGGCGGGGATCTTCGCGGCGCTCGGGCCCGCGGCCGCGGCGGCGGGGCGGTGGTTGTTCGTCGCGCTGGGGATCGCGGCGGTGATCGCCTATTGCAATGCGACATCGTCGGCGCGGCTCGCGGCGCGCTATCCGGTGTCGGGCGGAACGTACGTGTATGGCCGCGAGCGGCTCGGGCCGTTCTGGGGATACCTCGCCGGATGGGGGTTCGTTGTCGGCAAGACGGCCTCGTGTGCGGCGATGGCGTTGACGGTCGGCGCGTACGCGTGGCCGGAACACTCGCGCATCGTCGCCGTCGGCGCGGTGCTGGCGATCACCGCGATCAACTATGCGGGAGTACAGAAGTCGGCGCTGGCCACCCGCGTCATCGTCGCGGTGGTGCTGCTGGTGCTGTCGCTGGTGGTGATCATCGGTTTGTTCGGAAAGCATTCGGCGGCAATGCCTTTGCCCGACCGAGTGGGCCCGCGTGGGGTGCTGGCGGCCGCCGGGCTGCTGTTCTTCGCGTTCGCGGGTTACGCCAGGATCGCGACACTCGGTGAGGAGGTACGCGAACCGCGGCGCACCATTCCGCGGGCCATCGCGCTGGCGCTCGGCGGCACGCTGGCGGTGTATCTGCTTGTGGCGCTTGCGGCTTCGGCGGTACTCGGGACCGCAGGGCTGGCGTGCGCCGCCGATCCGCTGGCCAGGGTCGTCACCGTCGCGGGCGCACCCGACATGTCACAGGTGGTGCGGGTGGGTGCGGTGATCGCGGCGGCGGGTTCGCTGCTCGCGCTGCTGCTCGGGGTCTCCCGGACGGTGCTCGCGATGGCGCGGGATCGATATCTGCCGCACGCGTTGACCGCGGTCCATCCGCATTTCGGGGTGCCGCACCGCGCCGAGGTGGTCGTCGGATTATTGGTCGCGGTGATTGCCGCGGTCTTCGATCTGCGTGCGGCCATTGGGTTTTCGTCGTTCACCGTATTGGGGTACTACCTGGTGGCAAACGTCTCGGCCATGACGCTGACCGCGGCGGAGGAGCGCCCGCCGCGGTGGGCGCCGATCGTCGGCGCGCTCGGCTGTGTGCTCGTCGGGTTCGCACTGCCCATCGGCTCGGTATTGGCCGGGCTGGCGGTTATCGGTGCGGGGGCGGGGTGGTACCTGGTGCGCGCCAGGATTGTCCGCTGA
- a CDS encoding ATP-binding protein, whose product MSDDPVLAEMLAALDRSPEVVALRIRVIELLAERARYTEALAQCATALAQDPGNAGAVELLQRCTSALAGEAPRPEAVAEVSSERQAHATGAPEYDWAAAEDQVGDIIAPAFLNDGPAEFVTEHDVDAISRPSVSLADVGGMADVKRQLELTLLGPMRNPEFAKAFGTSARGGLLLYGPPGCGKTFIAAAVAGELGANFYPIEIADILDIYHGSGERNLHQVFELARRNAPCVLFLDEVDALGYKRSQMSGSAWMRNVVNQLLNEMDSATSSNEGVYILGATNHPWDLDVALRRPGRFDRMILVTLPDPEARTAILRYHLKDRPVAGIDLRAIVARTDGFSGADLAHICTSATQLAMAESIRTGSVRPISMRDIEAAMAEIKPSAGAWFESARNVVEFANNDGSYDELAKYMRAKKFR is encoded by the coding sequence ATGTCCGATGACCCGGTTCTTGCCGAAATGCTCGCCGCGCTCGACCGCAGCCCAGAGGTAGTTGCGCTGCGGATACGGGTGATCGAGCTGCTTGCCGAGCGCGCCCGCTACACCGAGGCGCTGGCCCAGTGCGCCACCGCGCTCGCCCAGGATCCGGGTAATGCCGGCGCGGTGGAATTGCTGCAGCGGTGCACCTCCGCGCTCGCGGGCGAAGCGCCGCGGCCGGAGGCCGTCGCGGAGGTGTCATCGGAGCGGCAGGCCCACGCCACCGGCGCGCCCGAATACGATTGGGCCGCGGCCGAAGACCAGGTCGGCGACATCATCGCGCCCGCATTCCTGAACGATGGCCCGGCCGAATTCGTCACCGAGCACGATGTCGACGCCATTTCCCGTCCGTCCGTTTCGCTCGCCGACGTCGGCGGTATGGCGGATGTGAAGCGCCAGCTGGAGCTGACGCTGCTCGGCCCGATGCGCAATCCCGAATTCGCCAAGGCCTTCGGCACTTCCGCGCGCGGCGGTCTGCTGCTGTACGGCCCGCCCGGCTGCGGCAAGACCTTCATCGCCGCCGCGGTGGCCGGTGAGCTCGGCGCCAACTTCTATCCCATCGAAATCGCCGACATCCTGGACATCTACCACGGCTCCGGCGAACGCAACCTGCACCAGGTTTTCGAACTGGCCCGCCGCAACGCGCCGTGCGTGCTGTTTCTCGACGAGGTCGACGCGCTCGGCTACAAGCGCAGCCAGATGTCGGGCAGTGCGTGGATGCGCAATGTGGTGAATCAGCTGTTGAACGAAATGGATTCGGCGACAAGCAGTAACGAGGGCGTCTACATTCTCGGCGCGACCAATCACCCGTGGGATCTCGATGTCGCGCTGCGCCGCCCCGGCCGCTTCGACCGGATGATCCTGGTGACGCTGCCGGATCCGGAGGCGCGCACCGCGATTCTGCGCTACCACCTGAAGGATCGCCCCGTCGCCGGTATCGATCTGCGCGCCATCGTCGCGCGCACCGATGGCTTCTCCGGTGCCGATCTGGCTCACATCTGTACCTCCGCAACGCAATTGGCGATGGCCGAGTCGATTCGCACCGGTTCGGTCCGTCCCATCTCGATGCGCGATATCGAGGCGGCGATGGCCGAGATCAAGCCGAGTGCGGGCGCGTGGTTCGAATCCGCCCGCAACGTGGTCGAATTCGCCAATAACGACGGCTCCTACGACGAGTTGGCAAAGTACATGCGCGCCAAGAAGTTCCGCTGA
- a CDS encoding tetratricopeptide repeat protein → MNAQVERARTLIELNRPAAARELLATVLAAEPDNAGALAALASAWYQSGDYGQTITSCRSALSALPTYQYAWRLLAFAEFQLSLRSADDRREQSSRRRNAVAAARRAVELGPEDAENLRTLAVVQQFADPREALTLLDDAMELEPENAGIHLLRGAILRRQTSRPDALAQADTALRKALELDPENARARYNLALTQLASGRRRAGRDGLRKAAELDPELADEVRAQLAVSTRIGRMRSFVRNYPAAYAAVRAARADQPSVIRSGPRKPTVRLIAAMVGFGIIALSHFLGNSDRDRTPAPVIPNIPTYQPFSTPNRLVPPAWPVLPSQFPTLAPPRPTR, encoded by the coding sequence ATGAACGCACAGGTCGAGCGGGCGCGGACGCTCATCGAACTGAACCGGCCCGCGGCGGCCCGGGAACTGCTTGCCACGGTGCTCGCCGCAGAGCCGGACAATGCGGGGGCGCTGGCCGCGCTTGCGAGCGCCTGGTACCAGTCAGGCGATTACGGGCAGACGATCACCAGCTGCCGGTCGGCGTTGAGCGCGCTGCCGACCTACCAATACGCTTGGCGGCTCCTGGCTTTCGCGGAATTCCAGTTGTCGCTGCGGTCCGCCGACGATCGACGGGAACAGTCGAGCCGTCGGCGCAATGCGGTGGCGGCGGCGCGGCGCGCCGTCGAACTCGGCCCCGAGGATGCCGAGAATCTGCGCACGCTGGCGGTGGTCCAGCAGTTCGCCGATCCGCGCGAGGCGTTGACGTTGCTCGACGACGCAATGGAATTGGAGCCGGAAAACGCCGGTATCCACCTGCTGCGCGGTGCGATCCTGCGCAGGCAGACCTCCCGCCCGGATGCGCTCGCGCAGGCCGATACCGCGCTGCGCAAGGCGCTGGAGCTGGATCCGGAAAATGCCCGCGCCCGCTACAACCTGGCGCTGACCCAGCTGGCCTCCGGCCGGCGCAGGGCGGGCCGGGACGGGTTGCGCAAGGCGGCCGAGCTGGATCCGGAGCTGGCCGACGAGGTGCGGGCACAGCTGGCCGTCTCGACCCGGATCGGCCGGATGCGATCGTTCGTCCGGAACTATCCCGCGGCGTACGCGGCCGTCCGCGCCGCTCGGGCCGATCAGCCGAGCGTAATCCGCAGTGGCCCAAGGAAACCCACCGTCCGCCTGATCGCCGCGATGGTGGGGTTCGGCATAATCGCGCTCTCGCACTTCCTCGGCAATTCGGACCGCGACCGTACGCCCGCGCCGGTTATCCCGAATATCCCTACCTACCAACCCTTTTCGACGCCGAATCGCCTCGTCCCGCCCGCATGGCCGGTCCTGCCGTCGCAGTTTCCGACCCTGGCGCCGCCACGTCCGACGCGGTGA
- a CDS encoding Fur family transcriptional regulator, with translation MHTDPREWLRAAGLRVTAPRVAVLRTVAKRPHADADEIAASVRAELGSVSTQAVYDVLHACVRAGILRRIEPAGSSARYETRTGDNHHHLVCRGCGAVVDVDCVVGAAPCLTPDDDHGYVIDEAEVVFWGSCPRCRNSAE, from the coding sequence ATGCACACCGATCCCCGTGAATGGTTGCGGGCCGCGGGCCTGCGGGTCACCGCCCCGCGGGTCGCGGTGCTGCGTACGGTCGCGAAACGGCCGCACGCGGACGCCGACGAGATAGCCGCGTCCGTCCGCGCGGAGCTGGGTTCGGTCTCGACGCAGGCCGTCTACGACGTGTTGCACGCCTGCGTGCGGGCCGGAATCCTGCGCCGCATCGAGCCCGCGGGCTCGTCGGCCCGCTACGAGACCAGGACCGGGGACAACCATCACCATCTGGTGTGCCGTGGCTGCGGCGCCGTCGTCGACGTCGACTGCGTCGTCGGCGCGGCCCCGTGCCTGACGCCCGATGACGACCACGGGTACGTCATCGACGAGGCGGAAGTCGTTTTCTGGGGCAGCTGCCCACGGTGCCGTAACTCCGCGGAATAG